Proteins co-encoded in one Scomber scombrus chromosome 14, fScoSco1.1, whole genome shotgun sequence genomic window:
- the LOC133993778 gene encoding actin filament-associated protein 1-like 1, whose product MDSKRQSVMMERLVSELGSLLKMLDHETVSPATAEKMASIRNILDTVQLSVNGSDVYMNSCLYSNGTSFVESLFEDFDCDLHMLSTSPVEQKEHKEEEEEKTHPNKSTPTDTPPPVPTTPLPDDYYEEAVPLDPGSTPQYFTTNMSTSRNSVEDAYYEDADNNYPITRINGPPKNSYNDSDALSSSYESYEEEEDEAKGRDQAQRWTAEENPDGPIRDCRICAFLLRKKRFGQWAKQLVVVRDNKLQCYKSIKESTPHTELPLNLCNVIYVPKEGRKKRHELRFSLPGGEALVLAVQSKEQAQRWLKVVQDVGSQSSNTEGLNGSASPIIQRKLELDKALQSDRQASDSESVLTVDTQSTAQVPGRDTTDTLSRGKRGAFSELTGSMSRAAGKKINRIITFSKRKPPLPGEPSSSSSQHDNPRCGYLSVCLSGSWKERWCVVRDGSLYLQKDPGDQRPPVIVVPLKGAEVVTGGLGPKHPFSFHILQGGNELAALEASCSEDLGRWLGVLFAETGSSTLPEELHYDYIDVDTLTDIRHAARHSFLWATTTAASSSSASTDSRTYDEVYESVADEDLDNRASQVRRHASFSSRDSEKTEQAAVKRHASNVNHYARYGKTRAEEDARQYLTQKEELEKQKEKLRNALIALRKEKRELKEKMKSGTGHGVEQRLAELETLCKQKEEERVELELRLTEVKENLKKSLARGALAPNTDTKINVTAQNKKAEKVYSETVPVNTASELRKRPPSLCASSKGNVMQKAKEWESKGT is encoded by the exons ATGGACTCCAAACGCCAGAGTG TGATGATGGAGCGACTTGTGAGCGAGCTGGGTTCTCTGCTGAAGATGCTGGACCACGAGACGGTCAGTCCTGCCACTGCTGAAAAGATGGCCTCCATACGCAACATCCTGGACACAGTGCAGCTGTCAG TCAATGGATCAGACGTCTACATGAACAGCTGTCTTTACAGCAACGGCACGAGCTTTGTAGAGTCACTGTTTGAGGATTTTG ACTGTGATTTGCACATGCTCAGTACATCGCCAGTTGAACAGAAAGAGcataaagaggaagaagaggagaagactCATCCTAATAAATCT ACACCAACCGACACGCCCCCTCCCGTGCCAACCACCCCGCTTCCTGATGACTACTATGAAGAGGCTGTTCCTCTAGATCCTGGATCCACCCCACAGTATTTTACCACCAATATGAGCA CTTCCAGGAACTCTGTGGAGGATGCCTACTATGAAGATGCCGACAACAACTACCCCATCACCAGAATTAATGGACCCCCCAAAAACTCCT ACAATGACTCCGATGCTTTGAGCAGTTCGTACGAGTCttatgaagaagaggaagacgagGCGAAGGGCCGGGACCAAGCTCAGAGATGGACGGCTGAGGAAAACCCAGATGGACCTATCAGAGACTGCCGCATCTGTGCCTTCCTGTTGCGCAAGAAGCGCTTTGGCCAGTGGGCTAAACAGCTGGTTGTTGTCCGAGATAATAAACTTCAG TGTTATAAGAGCATCAAAGAAAGCACTCCCCACACAGAGCTCCCGCTGAATCTGTGCAACGTCATCTACGTCCCGAAGGAAGGCCGGAAGAAGAGACATGAGTTGCGCTTCTCGCTGCCTGGAGGTGAAGCTCTAGTCCTGGCTGTTCAGAGTAAAGAGCAGGCACAGCGATGGCTCAAG GTGGTGCAAGATGTTGGCAGCCAAAGTAGCAACACTGAAGGACTTAATGGATCTGCTTCTCCCATTATACAGAGGAAGTTGGAGCTtgacaag GCGCTACAGTCTGACAGACAGGCATCCGACTCAGAGAGTGTGCTAACAGTAGACACTCAGTCCACCGCACAGGTACCAGGACGGGACACCACCGACACACTGA GCAGGGGAAAGCGCGGAGCGTTCTCAGAGCTGACGGGGTCGATGAGCCGAGCGGCAGGGAAGAAAATCAATCGAATCATCACCTTCTCCAAACGGAAACCTCCTCTACCGGGAGagccttcctcttcttctaGTCAGCATGACAACCCACGCTGTG GCTACCttagtgtgtgtctgagtggtTCTTGGAAGGAGCGTTGGTGCGTAGTGCGAGATGGAAGTCTGTACCTACAGAAGGACCCTGGGGACCAGCGTCCCCCAGTCATTGTAGTTCCCCTCAAGGGGGCAGAGGTGGTGACGGGAGGCCTCGGCCCCAAACATCCCTTCTCATTCCACATCCTTCAGGGAGGCAACGAACTGGCAGCCTTAGAG GCCAGCTGTTCGGAGGACCTGGGCCGATGGCTGGGTGTGTTGTTTGCAGAGACCGGCAGCTCAACACTCCCTGAAGAGTTGCACTATGACTATATTGACGTGGACACACTCACTGACATACGGCACGCTGCCAGACACTCCTTCCT GTGGGCCACTACCACTGCTGCGTCATCCAGCAGTGCCTCGACAGACTCGAGAACATACGATGAGGTCTATGAAAGTGTTGCG GATGAGGATCTCGACAACAGAGCCAGCCAGGTGAGACGTCATGCGTCATTCTCCAGCAGGGACTCTGAAAAAACTGAACAGGCTGCTGTCAAGAGACATGCCTCCA atgtAAATCACTATGCACGCTATGGGAAGACACGTGCAGAGGAGGACGCCAGGCAGTACCTGACACAGaaagaggagctggagaagcaaaaagaaaagctcAGAAATGCACTGATTGCCCTTCGAAAGGAGAAGAGGGAACTGAAGGAGAAGATGAAGAGTGGAACAG GTCATGGTGTGGAACAGCGGTTAGCCGAGCTGGAGACACTGTGcaaacagaaggaggaggagagggtggaGCTGGAGCTCAGACTGACAGAGGTCAAAGAAAATCTGAAGAAATCACTGGCTAGAGGAGCACTGGCCCCTAATACTGACACCAAGATCAATGTCACG GCACAGAACAAAAAGGCTGAAAAGGTTTACAGTGAGACTGTACCGGTCAACACAGCATCCGAGCTTCGTAAACGCCCTCCGTCTCTTTGCGCCTCCTCCAAGGGGAACGTCATGCAGAAGGCaaag GAGTGGGAGTCGAAGGGGACCTAG